One Corynebacterium uterequi DNA segment encodes these proteins:
- a CDS encoding sensor histidine kinase — protein sequence MWLKLRNNLTVVATLVALALFFLTMLTSTPIPGPFYVLLIAALGVCMIWGLQNPRAALLSTAAIFILMWLVGNRYGLGIFYGAFLLTIVAARCNYWWALGFAVFIGFAGIYDPEDGDIALEPEATIIWLLLTLGALLLGIWIRKTVKSRERAREEQKRRQEELAKSLHDSVAATLTSLVVQAEALSLTRGAKDPELADDLDTLADLGRNAITQTRTLLASLNTPSGLTGDKPGPTFEKQFQNQVRLLSRHKFRVRSHYQLEKTQLSAVQAGALGQVMHEAVVNIIKYAQPKSPVILTVEQPEDSEKIILTVVNEVGHKDVSHLGSSGIGLRSMQAHMQSIRGSITTTSENDRWTLIAVAPC from the coding sequence GTGTGGCTGAAACTGAGAAATAACCTCACCGTCGTGGCAACGCTGGTGGCGCTGGCATTATTCTTCCTCACAATGCTGACGTCGACCCCGATCCCAGGACCGTTTTACGTCCTGCTCATCGCCGCGCTGGGGGTGTGCATGATCTGGGGCCTACAGAACCCCCGCGCCGCACTGCTGAGTACTGCGGCCATCTTCATCCTCATGTGGTTGGTAGGCAACCGCTATGGTTTGGGCATTTTCTACGGCGCCTTCCTGCTCACCATCGTCGCTGCGCGCTGCAACTATTGGTGGGCGCTGGGCTTCGCGGTGTTCATCGGATTCGCCGGCATCTACGACCCGGAGGATGGTGACATCGCCCTCGAGCCCGAGGCGACCATCATCTGGCTGCTTCTCACCCTCGGCGCGTTGTTGCTGGGTATCTGGATCCGTAAGACGGTCAAGTCTCGGGAACGCGCGCGAGAGGAACAAAAACGCCGGCAGGAGGAGCTGGCTAAGTCCTTGCACGACTCGGTGGCGGCAACCCTGACCTCGCTCGTCGTTCAGGCGGAGGCACTGTCGTTGACCCGGGGCGCGAAGGATCCAGAGCTGGCCGACGACCTCGACACCCTGGCCGACCTCGGCCGCAACGCCATCACCCAGACACGCACGCTTCTGGCCTCCTTGAACACGCCCTCGGGCCTGACCGGGGACAAACCCGGTCCCACCTTCGAGAAGCAGTTTCAGAACCAGGTACGGCTGCTGTCTCGCCACAAATTCCGGGTGCGATCCCACTACCAGTTGGAAAAAACCCAGCTCAGCGCCGTCCAGGCCGGGGCCCTCGGACAGGTGATGCACGAGGCGGTGGTCAATATCATCAAGTACGCGCAGCCCAAGTCCCCCGTCATCCTCACCGTGGAGCAACCCGAAGATTCAGAGAAGATCATCCTGACGGTGGTCAACGAGGTCGGTCACAAGGATGTCTCTCACCTGGGATCCTCCGGCATCGGATTGCGGTCCATGCAGGCACACATGCAGTCCATCCGCGGCAGCATAACGACTACCAGCGAAAACGACCGCTGGACCCTCATCGCCGTCGCGCCTTGCTGA
- a CDS encoding putative quinol monooxygenase, which translates to MILINVKFRPRPEFIESFPEKVAKFTRETRREAGNIFFDWYRSVDDPSVYILTEAFHDDAAVAHVNSPHFKEAEELFPTILLETPQIINTLIPGKTEWDEMAEFRVD; encoded by the coding sequence ATGATTCTCATCAACGTGAAATTCCGCCCGCGCCCCGAGTTCATCGAGTCCTTCCCGGAGAAGGTCGCCAAGTTCACCCGCGAGACCCGCCGCGAGGCGGGAAACATCTTCTTCGACTGGTACCGCAGCGTCGACGACCCCAGCGTCTACATCCTCACCGAGGCCTTCCACGACGACGCCGCCGTCGCCCATGTGAACTCCCCGCACTTCAAGGAGGCAGAGGAACTCTTCCCGACCATCCTGCTTGAGACCCCGCAGATCATCAACACCCTCATCCCCGGCAAGACCGAGTGGGATGAGATGGCCGAGTTCCGCGTCGACTAA
- the ppk2 gene encoding polyphosphate kinase 2, with product MAKKSDAPAHRPAKLDKHAYEKELKKLQAQLVDLQQWVVNNGERVVIVMEGRDAAGKGSAISRITQYLNPRSCRVEALPKPNEQEKGQWYFQRYIERLPSAGEIVIFDRSWYNRAGVERVMGFCTTKEYRRFLAQAPIFERLLVEDGIHLRKYWFSVSPEEQLRRFHSRVDDPLRRWKLSPMDVESINRWDDYSKAKDEMFVHTDTVLAPWYTVESEDKKRSRINVIKHILDSIPYESSEPLIPELPERTQQGSIERPPRQEFRYVPDYAATLEKRKHQGKGKKR from the coding sequence ATGGCTAAGAAATCCGACGCTCCAGCCCATCGACCCGCCAAGTTGGATAAGCACGCCTACGAGAAGGAACTGAAGAAGCTCCAGGCCCAGCTAGTAGATCTTCAGCAGTGGGTAGTCAACAACGGTGAGCGGGTAGTCATCGTCATGGAGGGCCGCGACGCGGCCGGCAAGGGGTCCGCAATCAGCCGGATCACGCAGTACCTCAACCCGCGATCCTGCCGCGTGGAGGCCCTACCCAAGCCGAACGAGCAGGAAAAGGGCCAGTGGTATTTCCAGCGCTACATCGAGCGCCTGCCGTCCGCCGGGGAGATCGTCATCTTTGACCGCTCCTGGTACAACCGGGCCGGCGTGGAACGCGTCATGGGCTTTTGTACCACCAAGGAGTACCGCCGCTTCCTCGCCCAGGCCCCCATCTTCGAAAGGCTCCTCGTCGAAGACGGCATTCACCTGCGTAAGTACTGGTTCTCCGTGTCCCCGGAGGAGCAATTGCGCCGCTTCCACTCCCGAGTCGATGACCCGCTGCGCCGGTGGAAGCTCTCACCCATGGACGTCGAGTCCATCAACCGGTGGGATGACTACTCCAAGGCCAAGGACGAGATGTTCGTTCACACCGACACGGTGCTGGCCCCTTGGTACACCGTGGAAAGCGAGGACAAAAAGCGCTCCCGCATCAACGTCATCAAGCACATCCTCGACTCGATTCCCTACGAGTCCTCCGAGCCGCTCATTCCCGAGCTGCCCGAACGGACCCAGCAGGGCAGCATCGAGCGGCCGCCGCGCCAGGAATTCCGCTACGTGCCCGATTACGCCGCCACCCTAGAAAAGCGCAAGCACCAGGGCAAGGGCAAGAAGCGCTAG
- a CDS encoding 4-(cytidine 5'-diphospho)-2-C-methyl-D-erythritol kinase, which produces MSLDTVVAASAHGKVNLHLGVGALREDGYHDLVTVFQSLDVADTVTLSPTGAVASTDAPVAEMTVSQSVVGEVPTDETNLAWRAVAGVGWLYRRRHGERRLPAVRIDIDKHIPIAGGMAGGSADAAAALVAADAWFARYYETTTLPAEELVEIAKLLGADVPFVLSGGTAVGSGRGDELVPMLSRGKYHWAMITSREGLSTPTVFRKLDELRAARPEALAPQLDPAAVGEALMSADPQSLARALHNDLQAAALSLRPDLRRVLEVGIDEGALAGIVSGSGPTCALLCEDADTARQVGAEVVTQLPGTKALAVSGPAGPAQLVTD; this is translated from the coding sequence ATGAGCCTCGACACGGTGGTGGCGGCCAGCGCCCACGGGAAAGTGAACCTGCACCTGGGAGTGGGCGCGCTGCGCGAGGACGGCTACCACGACTTGGTGACGGTGTTCCAGTCGCTCGACGTCGCGGACACGGTCACGCTGAGTCCAACGGGCGCGGTCGCCAGCACGGACGCGCCGGTAGCGGAGATGACGGTGTCCCAGAGCGTCGTCGGCGAGGTGCCGACGGATGAGACAAATTTGGCGTGGCGCGCAGTAGCCGGCGTGGGGTGGCTTTATCGTCGCCGCCACGGCGAACGTCGTCTGCCAGCCGTGCGCATTGATATTGATAAGCACATTCCCATCGCCGGCGGGATGGCCGGGGGCTCCGCCGACGCGGCGGCCGCCCTCGTCGCGGCTGATGCCTGGTTCGCCCGCTACTACGAGACGACTACCCTCCCGGCGGAGGAGCTCGTGGAGATCGCTAAGCTGCTCGGCGCGGACGTCCCCTTCGTGTTGTCCGGGGGCACGGCGGTGGGCTCCGGACGCGGTGATGAACTGGTGCCCATGCTGTCGCGGGGGAAGTATCACTGGGCGATGATTACCTCGCGGGAGGGGCTGTCGACGCCGACGGTGTTCCGCAAGCTCGACGAGTTGCGCGCAGCCCGGCCGGAAGCGTTAGCACCACAGCTTGACCCGGCGGCGGTGGGGGAGGCGCTCATGAGCGCCGACCCGCAGTCGCTCGCGCGCGCCCTGCACAATGACCTGCAGGCGGCGGCGTTGTCGCTGCGCCCGGATCTGCGGCGGGTGCTGGAGGTCGGGATTGACGAGGGCGCGCTGGCCGGCATCGTCTCCGGATCCGGGCCGACGTGCGCGTTGCTCTGCGAAGACGCTGACACCGCCCGACAGGTGGGCGCCGAGGTGGTTACTCAGCTGCCGGGAACGAAGGCGCTGGCGGTGTCCGGGCCGGCCGGCCCGGCGCAGCTGGTGACGGACTAG
- a CDS encoding Ltp family lipoprotein — protein sequence MSTPAQPTNSQPTPEGFVPEGYVLKKKKRGGCAKVALILVAIVLGLGILGAIFGGGDTEGSSESAADGAAQLVDGDAAADDSAKDEASADVPQEHRNALRQADVYANTMHMSYAGIYDQLTSEYGGQFSAEAAQYAVDNVETDWNANALEKAKTYVEDMAMSPAAVYDQLVSEYGEQFTPEQAQYAVDNL from the coding sequence ATGAGCACTCCTGCACAACCCACCAACTCCCAGCCCACGCCGGAGGGCTTCGTCCCGGAGGGGTACGTGCTGAAAAAGAAGAAGCGCGGCGGCTGCGCCAAGGTTGCGCTCATCCTGGTGGCCATCGTGCTCGGCCTCGGGATCCTCGGGGCCATCTTCGGCGGCGGAGACACCGAAGGCTCGTCGGAGTCCGCCGCCGACGGCGCCGCTCAGCTCGTCGACGGGGACGCTGCGGCCGACGATTCGGCCAAGGATGAGGCTTCCGCTGACGTGCCGCAGGAACACCGCAACGCCCTGCGCCAGGCCGACGTCTACGCGAACACCATGCACATGTCCTACGCCGGGATCTATGACCAGCTCACCAGCGAATATGGCGGACAGTTCAGCGCCGAGGCGGCACAGTACGCGGTCGATAACGTGGAGACGGACTGGAACGCCAACGCCCTGGAGAAGGCGAAGACGTACGTGGAGGACATGGCGATGTCCCCGGCGGCGGTCTACGACCAACTGGTGTCCGAGTACGGCGAGCAGTTCACGCCCGAGCAGGCGCAGTACGCGGTGGACAACCTGTAG
- a CDS encoding YibE/F family protein, with amino-acid sequence MGRHHATTSPPTEQPDPSQWARRLVVGFLAVVAAATAVAIVMMWPDFSRQPAVSAQFEQVAAHTRVQVDGTVTATRPGPCSHPAAGTIVDQVPADPPGATDCTVAIVELTEGAHAGKNTLIVTTGGLGEPDLAEGQEISLYEAADANGQVTYSFADYQRDTVLIVWGIIVTAAIVAVGGMRGLRSLVGLTVTLLAVFGYLVPALLRGGDPLRLSLVVGSAVLFFVIYLVHGFSWKSTSALSGTLLAMGLAALAGRYAIDSSHLRGLGSEDNLLIQIYLPELTITGLMLCGFVIGALGGLNDVTVAQASTVNELAELDPTASRWTLFARAMKVGQDHVASMVYTLVLSYTSAALPLLLVLSISGRTLRSILTSDIMATELLRSGVGAVGLALSIPVTTVIAAYVTPRRREATQRG; translated from the coding sequence ATGGGACGGCATCACGCGACTACTTCGCCACCAACCGAACAACCCGACCCCAGCCAGTGGGCTCGGCGCCTGGTGGTTGGTTTTCTGGCCGTGGTGGCAGCGGCGACAGCGGTCGCCATTGTGATGATGTGGCCGGACTTCTCCCGCCAACCAGCGGTATCCGCCCAGTTTGAGCAGGTAGCTGCGCACACCCGGGTGCAGGTCGACGGCACCGTCACCGCCACCCGCCCCGGGCCGTGCTCGCATCCCGCCGCTGGCACGATTGTCGATCAGGTCCCCGCGGACCCGCCCGGCGCGACCGACTGCACGGTGGCGATCGTCGAGTTGACCGAGGGCGCGCACGCCGGAAAGAACACGCTCATCGTTACCACCGGCGGTTTGGGGGAGCCGGACCTCGCCGAGGGCCAGGAGATCTCCCTCTACGAGGCGGCCGACGCCAACGGCCAGGTGACCTATTCCTTTGCGGATTATCAGCGAGACACCGTGCTTATCGTGTGGGGCATCATTGTCACGGCGGCGATCGTCGCCGTCGGCGGTATGCGGGGTCTGCGTTCGCTCGTCGGCCTCACCGTGACGCTGCTCGCCGTGTTTGGGTACCTGGTGCCGGCGTTGCTGCGCGGTGGTGACCCGCTGCGGCTGTCGCTGGTGGTCGGATCGGCCGTGTTGTTTTTCGTCATTTACCTGGTCCATGGGTTCTCGTGGAAGTCGACCTCCGCGCTGTCCGGCACCTTGCTCGCCATGGGGCTGGCTGCCCTGGCCGGCCGCTACGCCATCGACAGCTCCCACCTGCGCGGCCTGGGTTCTGAGGACAATCTGCTCATCCAGATCTACCTGCCAGAGCTCACCATCACCGGGCTGATGCTCTGCGGGTTTGTCATCGGCGCCCTCGGCGGCCTCAACGACGTCACCGTAGCCCAAGCTTCCACCGTCAACGAGCTGGCGGAGCTGGACCCGACGGCGAGCCGGTGGACCCTCTTCGCCCGCGCCATGAAGGTGGGCCAGGACCACGTGGCGTCCATGGTGTACACGCTCGTGCTGTCCTATACCTCCGCCGCGCTTCCGCTGCTGCTCGTGCTGTCGATCTCCGGCCGAACGCTGCGAAGCATCCTCACTAGTGACATCATGGCGACCGAGCTGCTGCGTTCCGGGGTGGGCGCGGTGGGGTTGGCGCTATCTATTCCGGTTACCACCGTCATTGCCGCCTATGTCACACCGCGCCGGCGCGAGGCGACGCAGCGCGGGTAG
- a CDS encoding ABC-F family ATP-binding cassette domain-containing protein, with product MANLINLEKVSKSYGLKTLLDGVSLGVQTGDRIGVVGLNGGGKTTLLEVLTGIAPADSGRVSHASDLRMAVVTQQAKLDDSHTIGQVVVEPLGLDTYEWASNARVRDVLGGLGVAELGLGTAVGELSGGERRRVNLAAALVQDLDLIVLDEPTNHLDVEGVQWLAEHLLSRKLALIVVTHDRWFLDTVATKTWEVHDGRVDFYEGGYNDWTFARAERARQADAMEQRRRNLARKELAWLRRGAPARTSKPRYRIEAAEALIADVPAPRNSVELLAFSRQRQGKVVVELEDARIETVDGRCLVDNLTWRLAPGERIGLVGVNGSGKTTLLRAIAGAHALTAGTRIEGQTVRLGWLRQELDDLDPDRRLLDAVEDVASYVQLGKKELTASQLAERLGFSAKRQRDFIRDLSGGERRRLQLTRVLMAEPNLLLLDEPTNDLDIDTLQELESLLDSWPGTLIVISHDRYLIERIADNVYALFGDGKLTHLPAGIDEYLARRAAAADAASGPINLGETKHATASTPAADGQPRLSSQQERELKKKLNAVERKMAKTAERIATFEQELAELSMNPDPDMGKLADADRELRAAQAEHEELEMQWLEIGEQLEG from the coding sequence ATGGCCAACCTCATCAACCTGGAAAAGGTGTCGAAAAGCTACGGGCTGAAGACTCTGCTCGACGGCGTTAGCCTCGGTGTGCAAACCGGGGACCGCATCGGCGTCGTCGGCCTCAACGGCGGCGGTAAAACCACCTTGCTCGAGGTCCTCACCGGCATCGCGCCGGCCGACTCCGGGCGGGTATCCCACGCCTCGGACCTGCGCATGGCGGTCGTCACCCAACAGGCGAAGCTCGACGACTCCCACACCATCGGCCAGGTGGTGGTGGAGCCCCTAGGACTGGACACCTATGAGTGGGCCTCTAACGCCCGCGTCCGCGACGTCCTCGGCGGCCTGGGCGTGGCCGAGCTGGGCCTAGGCACCGCGGTGGGGGAGCTGTCCGGCGGGGAACGACGCCGCGTCAACCTCGCCGCAGCGCTCGTTCAGGACCTCGACCTCATCGTCCTCGACGAGCCGACGAACCACCTCGACGTGGAAGGCGTCCAATGGCTCGCGGAACACCTGCTCAGCCGCAAGCTGGCACTCATCGTCGTTACCCACGACCGCTGGTTCCTCGACACAGTGGCAACCAAAACCTGGGAGGTCCACGACGGCCGGGTCGACTTCTACGAGGGTGGCTATAACGACTGGACCTTCGCCCGCGCTGAGCGGGCTCGCCAGGCCGACGCCATGGAACAACGGCGCCGCAACCTGGCCCGCAAGGAGCTTGCCTGGCTGCGCCGCGGCGCCCCGGCCCGCACGTCGAAGCCGCGCTATCGCATCGAAGCCGCCGAGGCCCTCATCGCCGATGTCCCCGCCCCCCGCAACAGCGTCGAGTTGCTCGCCTTCTCGCGGCAGCGGCAGGGCAAGGTAGTCGTAGAGCTCGAAGACGCCCGCATCGAGACCGTCGACGGCCGCTGCCTCGTCGATAACCTCACCTGGAGGCTCGCGCCCGGCGAACGCATCGGCCTGGTGGGCGTGAACGGTTCCGGCAAAACGACGCTGCTGCGCGCTATTGCCGGCGCCCACGCGCTCACCGCCGGCACGCGCATCGAGGGTCAAACCGTGCGCCTCGGTTGGCTGCGCCAGGAACTCGATGACCTGGACCCGGACCGGCGCCTCCTGGACGCCGTGGAGGACGTCGCCAGCTACGTTCAGCTGGGCAAGAAGGAGCTCACCGCCTCCCAGCTCGCCGAACGCCTCGGGTTTTCTGCGAAGCGGCAGCGGGATTTCATCCGGGATCTCTCCGGCGGTGAGCGGCGCCGTCTCCAACTGACGAGGGTGCTCATGGCTGAGCCGAACCTGCTGCTGCTCGACGAGCCAACCAACGACCTGGACATCGATACCCTCCAGGAATTGGAATCCTTGCTCGACTCCTGGCCGGGGACGCTCATCGTCATCTCTCACGACCGCTACCTCATCGAACGCATCGCGGACAACGTCTACGCGCTCTTCGGAGACGGCAAGCTCACCCACCTGCCGGCGGGAATTGATGAGTATCTCGCACGCCGCGCCGCGGCCGCCGACGCCGCCTCCGGGCCCATCAACCTCGGTGAAACGAAGCATGCTACGGCGTCGACGCCGGCCGCCGACGGGCAGCCCCGGCTGAGTTCGCAGCAGGAGCGGGAACTGAAGAAGAAGCTCAACGCCGTCGAAAGGAAGATGGCCAAGACGGCCGAGCGCATCGCAACCTTCGAACAGGAGCTAGCCGAGCTGTCCATGAACCCGGATCCGGACATGGGCAAGCTAGCCGACGCTGACCGGGAGCTGCGGGCCGCCCAGGCCGAGCACGAGGAGCTAGAGATGCAGTGGCTGGAGATCGGCGAGCAGCTGGAAGGCTAG
- the rsmA gene encoding 16S rRNA (adenine(1518)-N(6)/adenine(1519)-N(6))-dimethyltransferase RsmA, with amino-acid sequence MAAPIHPPASGDSRASALLGPAEIRELAAELSVVPTKKLGQNFVHDPNTVRRIVAAADISAEDHVVEIGPGLGSLTLALLDTAGRVTAVEIDERLAARLPRTAAERAPRCADRLTVVTANALEVGAADVDRPTALVANLPYNVSVPVLLHFLETFPSITRVLVMVQSEVADRLAAAPGSRTYGVPSVKASFYGEVRRAGAIGKHVFWPEPNIESGLVRIDRYPEAPWSVEARERVFPLVDAAFAQRRKTLRAALGGYFGSPAAAEEALVAAGIDPKLRGEKLSVADFVRLAGVEATR; translated from the coding sequence ATGGCAGCCCCGATACACCCGCCCGCCTCGGGCGACAGCCGCGCCTCAGCCCTCCTCGGCCCGGCGGAGATCCGCGAACTCGCCGCCGAGCTGTCCGTGGTGCCGACGAAGAAGCTGGGACAGAACTTCGTCCACGACCCGAACACGGTGCGGCGTATCGTCGCCGCGGCGGATATTTCGGCTGAGGATCACGTCGTCGAGATCGGCCCTGGTCTCGGGTCGCTGACCCTGGCGTTGCTGGATACCGCCGGCCGGGTCACCGCTGTAGAAATCGACGAGCGCCTCGCCGCGCGGCTACCGCGCACCGCCGCCGAACGCGCCCCGCGCTGCGCCGACCGGCTGACCGTGGTCACCGCGAACGCCCTGGAGGTGGGCGCGGCGGATGTGGACCGCCCCACCGCCTTGGTGGCTAACCTGCCGTACAACGTGTCCGTGCCGGTGCTCCTGCACTTCCTTGAGACATTTCCCAGCATCACCCGGGTGCTGGTCATGGTCCAGTCCGAGGTGGCCGATCGCCTGGCCGCCGCGCCCGGCTCCCGCACCTACGGGGTGCCTAGTGTCAAAGCGTCCTTCTACGGCGAGGTTCGCCGCGCCGGCGCCATCGGTAAGCACGTGTTCTGGCCGGAGCCGAACATCGAGTCCGGCCTGGTGCGCATCGACCGCTACCCGGAGGCTCCGTGGTCGGTAGAGGCTCGCGAGCGGGTATTCCCGCTCGTCGACGCCGCGTTTGCCCAGCGACGCAAGACGCTTCGGGCCGCCCTCGGCGGGTACTTCGGGTCCCCGGCTGCCGCTGAAGAAGCGCTCGTCGCGGCCGGGATTGACCCGAAACTCCGCGGTGAAAAGCTCTCCGTTGCCGACTTTGTCCGGCTGGCCGGAGTGGAGGCCACGCGATGA
- a CDS encoding HAD family hydrolase, protein MPPRLVAVDMDGTLLDGEGKIPAEFWPLLERAAQQSVTIAPASGRQLATLQAMFDDRPAGSRAVSSFIAENGTAVSHNGKIISTTPMPDESAHRVIDVAAGLECWLVVCRPEAAYVLYIEDDYIREQVQTYHRSMRVVEDLHSVVNGEVIKLAFITPHVSEDYLAPVLRETVPECSVAVSGKHWVDVMSADANKGVALLSLAQTLGVAAEDTIAFGDYLNDMELLRAAGVAYAMANAHPEIKAIADVIAPSNVEHGVITELNALLG, encoded by the coding sequence CTGCCGCCGCGGTTGGTGGCCGTGGACATGGATGGCACGTTGCTGGACGGCGAGGGGAAGATCCCGGCGGAGTTCTGGCCGCTGCTTGAGCGCGCCGCTCAGCAGTCCGTCACCATCGCCCCCGCGTCAGGTCGCCAGTTGGCGACCCTGCAGGCGATGTTCGACGACCGCCCCGCCGGGTCTCGTGCCGTGTCCTCCTTTATCGCCGAAAACGGTACTGCGGTGAGCCACAACGGGAAGATCATCTCCACCACGCCCATGCCGGATGAGTCCGCGCACCGGGTCATCGACGTCGCCGCCGGCCTGGAGTGTTGGCTCGTCGTGTGCCGCCCCGAAGCCGCCTACGTTTTGTACATTGAAGACGACTACATCCGTGAGCAGGTCCAGACCTACCACCGGTCGATGAGGGTCGTGGAGGATCTGCATTCGGTGGTTAACGGCGAGGTCATCAAGCTCGCGTTCATCACCCCGCATGTCTCGGAGGACTATCTCGCGCCCGTGCTGCGCGAGACGGTGCCCGAGTGTTCGGTGGCGGTCTCCGGGAAGCACTGGGTGGACGTCATGTCCGCCGACGCCAACAAGGGCGTCGCACTGCTGTCGCTGGCGCAGACGCTGGGCGTGGCGGCCGAGGACACCATCGCCTTCGGCGACTACCTCAACGACATGGAGTTGCTCCGCGCGGCCGGCGTCGCCTACGCGATGGCCAACGCGCACCCGGAGATCAAAGCGATCGCCGACGTCATCGCGCCGTCGAACGTTGAGCACGGCGTCATCACCGAGCTCAACGCGCTGCTGGGCTAG
- a CDS encoding response regulator, which yields MSEITRILLVDDDPAIIRAFKIYFETTDDLKVVAEARNGREAIDLLNRISVDLVLSDIRMPDINGIELLKIIRRTEESPVFVAITGFDTDTTMLEVLALGGAGYILKSSRPKEIIDAVRDAMYGGTALSPDCVSRLVDATLAHNARGAKRPVMRRSSPPIKINGVMLNEREEEVLRLVCEGKSNAQIAEVTHFSESTVKRHVSSLLKRFGVKTRVQLTLMLLGGAGA from the coding sequence GTGTCCGAGATAACTCGAATCCTGCTGGTCGACGACGACCCTGCGATCATCCGCGCGTTCAAGATTTACTTCGAAACCACGGATGATCTCAAGGTCGTCGCCGAAGCGCGTAATGGCCGCGAAGCCATCGATCTGCTCAACCGGATCTCCGTGGACCTGGTTCTCTCAGACATCCGCATGCCCGATATCAACGGTATCGAGCTACTCAAGATCATCCGCCGCACCGAGGAGTCTCCGGTGTTCGTCGCGATCACCGGATTCGACACGGACACCACCATGCTCGAAGTCCTCGCCCTCGGTGGCGCCGGCTATATTCTCAAAAGCTCCCGGCCTAAGGAGATCATCGACGCGGTTCGAGACGCCATGTATGGCGGCACCGCCTTGTCCCCGGACTGCGTCAGCCGGCTCGTCGACGCCACCCTGGCCCACAACGCCCGGGGTGCGAAGCGCCCCGTTATGCGGCGGTCGTCGCCGCCGATCAAGATCAACGGCGTCATGCTAAACGAACGCGAGGAGGAAGTCCTCCGCCTCGTGTGCGAAGGAAAGTCCAACGCACAGATCGCGGAAGTGACCCACTTTTCGGAGTCCACCGTGAAGCGGCACGTGTCTTCACTGCTCAAGCGCTTCGGCGTGAAGACCCGCGTGCAGCTCACGCTCATGCTCCTCGGCGGAGCCGGCGCCTAG